The window ttttataaatattttatcaaatttgtaatttttgatatttttataaaaaaaatttaaaagtttagttttaaaataaaaaaataaatagagatattgactttaattttgtaattgaatAATGAATTTGTTTAGAGTAAAGTAGAGAAGGTTGGGAGAAGAGGAATAGTTATAGaaagtttatattaaaatgGGAAATAAAAGAAGTGAGGAAAGAGGTTGTAATTTTTAGCCCTAGCTCTGCTCCAACACATATTGGCGGGAACTTCACCGGCAAAACTCAGCCCTCAACTTTCCTCTTCTCACCGACTAAATCCACTCTCAAACTCtccaaattttacttcttcGGTACCGATAATGGGGAAGGACGACGAAGAGATGCGTGGAGAAATGGAGGAGAGACTGATAAACGAGGAGTACaagatttggaagaagaataCTCCATTTCTCTACGATTTGGTTATTACTCATGCCCTAGAGTGGCCTTCACTCACTGTAGAATGGTTGCCTGACCGGGAGGAGCCTCCTGGCAAGGATTACTCCGTTCAGAAGATGATTTTGGGGACTCATACCTCCGAGAATGAGCCCAATTATCTCATGCTCGCTCAGGTTCAGCTTCCGCTTGAGGATTCAGAGAACGATGCGCGTCATTACGATGATGACCGTGCTGATGCGGGTGGCTTCGGGTGTGCCAACGGCAAGGTTTGTGGATTtggatcttttttcttctctctttttaatcttataaATGGAAGAGCgtaaaattgaattttcagTTAAAAAATTTTCGCTTGAAAGAATTTATCTGGGTTCGTGTTTAGTTCCTGTAGTGGTTCCAgtggaaaaaataatgaagtagTGAGATTTGTTAAAGGAAACATGTACTTCTTTGGGCACTGCAATCGATAGATTAAGAGTAGATcggttgatgaattttttcttttgtagagACGCAAACTTATGTCGATTCTTCTCTGAATTCAGGTACAAATAATCCAGCAAATAAATCACGATGGCGAAGTCAATAGAGCCCGTTACATGCCTCAAAATCCATTTATAATTGCTACAAAGACTGTCAGTGCcgaagtttttgtttttgactATAGTAAACATCCATCCAAACCACCTCTAGATGGTACATGCAATCCCGATTTGAGATTGAGGGGTCACAATACCGAAGGTTATGGTTTATCGTGGAGTAAGTTCAAGCAGGGCCATTTACTAAGTGGTTCTGATGATGCACAGATTTGTTTATGGGACATTAATGCTACTCCCAAGAACAAAACCCTTGAGGCTATGCAAATTTTTAAGGTGAGCCTCTCTTAAACAGTTCTTACAACTCCATCTAATTGGTTGTGTTTTTGTGCTTCTCTGGCTTTTTAATCACAATTGGGTATC of the Cucumis sativus cultivar 9930 chromosome 3, Cucumber_9930_V3, whole genome shotgun sequence genome contains:
- the LOC101222849 gene encoding WD-40 repeat-containing protein MSI1, with the protein product MGKDDEEMRGEMEERLINEEYKIWKKNTPFLYDLVITHALEWPSLTVEWLPDREEPPGKDYSVQKMILGTHTSENEPNYLMLAQVQLPLEDSENDARHYDDDRADAGGFGCANGKVQIIQQINHDGEVNRARYMPQNPFIIATKTVSAEVFVFDYSKHPSKPPLDGTCNPDLRLRGHNTEGYGLSWSKFKQGHLLSGSDDAQICLWDINATPKNKTLEAMQIFKVHEGVVEDVAWHLRHEYLFGSVGDDQYLLVWDLRTPSANKPVQSVVAHQSEVNCLAFNPFNEWVVATGSTDKTVKLFDLRKISTALHTFDCHKEEVFQVGWNPKNETILASCCLGRRLMVWDLSRIDEEQTPEDAEDGPPELLFIHGGHTSKISDFSWNPCEDWVVASVAEDNILQIWQMAENIYHDEDDLPEEPPKAS